The following coding sequences are from one Salvia hispanica cultivar TCC Black 2014 chromosome 3, UniMelb_Shisp_WGS_1.0, whole genome shotgun sequence window:
- the LOC125215400 gene encoding methionine--tRNA ligase, chloroplastic/mitochondrial, with translation MACRVQYSIHNSLRFFSSSPSSLNFLSTARPHKIRFRNSKYFSISKGALYCTCNAAYTSNTAEPFVLTTPLYYVNAPPHMGSAYTTIAADAIARFQRLLGKKVVFITGTDEHGEKIANAAAANGLSPIKHCDSVSQAYGALWRELDISYDKFIRTTNPNHEAIVKEFYSRVLANGDIYRADYEGLYCVNCEEYKDVKELLENKCCPVHLKPCLDRKEDNYFFALSKYQKQLEEILEENPDFVQPSYRLHEVQGWVKNGLRDFSISRASVDWGIPVPSDAKQTIYVWFDALLGYISALSEGEEQPSLQNAISSGWPASLHLIGKDILRFHAVYWPAMLMSAGVSLPKKVFGHGFLTKDGLKMGKSLGNTLEPTDLVHRFGPDAVRYFFLKEVEFGNDGDYSEERFINIVNANLANTIGNLLNRTLGLLRKNCQSTIAVDSAIAAEGNALKDAVEKLVEKARQHYENLELSSACAAVLEIGSAGNVYIDEKAPWSLFKQGESGFTTASKDLIIVLEAMRIVAIALSPITPSLSLKIYTQLGYSEDQFSSITWSETRWGGLKQGHVTAPPKPVFSRIDLETEPTNTTDDTKKTSKKKDKQKTRKAVEA, from the exons ATGGCGTGTAGAGTTCAATACTCCATTCACAACAGCCTCCgtttcttctcctcctccccATCCTCTCTCAATTTCCTATCCACTGCAAGACCCCATAAAATTCGCTTCAGAAATTCCAAGTATTTCTCCATTTCCAAGGGCGCACTCTACTGCACTTGTAACGCCGCGTACACTTCAAATACGGCCGAACCATTCGTCCTCACCACTCCGCTTTATTACGTCAATGCCCCGCCACATATGGGCAGCGCCTACACAACCATCGCCGCCGACGCCATCGCCCGTTTTCAG AGGCTTTTAGGGAAGAAGGTCGTATTTATAACTGGCACAGACGAGCACGGGGAGAAGATTGCTAATGCTGCTGCTGCCAATGGTTTGAGTCCTATCAAACATTGTGATTCTGTCTCACAAGCTTACGGGGCACTGTGGAGAGAG CTAGACATATCTTATGACAAGTTCATTCGCACGACCAATCCCAACCATGAAGCAATTGTCAAGGAGTTCTATTCTCGGGTTCTGGCAAATGGTGATATCTACCGTGCTGACTATGAGGGACTGTACTGTGTAAACTGTGAGGAGTATAAG GATGTGAAGGAGTTGTTGGAAAATAAGTGTTGTCCTGTACACCTCAAGCCATGCCTTGACAGGAAGGAAGACAATTACTTCTTTGCATTGTCGAAGTATCAAAAACAGCTGGAAGAGATTTTGGAGGAGAACCCTGATTTTGTACAACCTTCGTATCGTTTACACGAG GTGCAAGGTTGGGTCAAAAATGGCTTGAGggatttttccatttctcgaGCTTCAGTTGATTGGGGCATTCCAGTTCCTAGCGATGCCAAGCAGACTATATATGTATGGTTTGATGCTTTGTTGGG TTACATATCTGCTCTTTCAGAGGGCGAGGAGCAGCCTAGCTTACAAAATGCAATTTCCTCTGGTTGGCCTGCATCACTGCACTTGATTGGCAAG GACATATTACGGTTTCATGCAGTTTACTGGCCAGCAATGCTGATGTCAGCAGGAGTAAGCCTCCCAAAGAAGGTTTTTGGTCATGGATTCTTGACAAAG GATGGCTTGAAAATGGGAAAGTCACTGGGGAATACCCTTGAACCTACTGATTTGGTGCATAGATTTGGACCTGATGCAGTCAGGTATTTCTTCCTTAAGGAGGTGGAATTTGGTAATGATGGGGACTACTCAGAGGAGCGTTTCATCAACATAGTTAATGCAAATCTTGCAAACACCATTG GTAATCTTCTTAATCGTACACTTGGACTTTTGAGGAAGAATTGTCAATCCACTATAGCTGTTGATTCAGCAATTGCAGCAGAAGGAAACGCACTCAAGGATGCAGTGGAGAAGCTG GTTGAGAAAGCAAGACAGCACTATGAGAATCTTGAACTGTCATCAGCTTGTGCGGCTGTGCTGGAGATTGGTAGTGCTGGAAATGTATATATCGATGAAAAAGCACCATGGTCTCTTTTTAAGCAAGGGGAGTCTGGGTTCACAACTGCATCCAAG GATCTTATAATTGTACTGGAAGCCATGAGGATTGTGGCAATTGCTTTATCCCCAATTACTCCGAGTCTGTCTTTGAAAATTTACACCCAGCTTGGCTACTCTGAGGACCAATTCAGTTCCATCACTTGG AGCGAAACCAGATGGGGTGGGCTGAAGCAAGGCCATGTCACAGCTCCGCCAAAACCTGTTTTCTCGAGAATAGACCTTGAAACTGAACCGACCAATACAACTGATGATACTAAGAAAACCagcaagaaaaaagataagCAGAAGACACGAAAGGCAGTTGAGGCCTAG
- the LOC125208916 gene encoding respirasome Complex Assembly Factor 1 → MRERKSAKLNQQQPQPQLQHHQNGHLSPFKLAKLLDPDASWDKDQLGDVLHWTRQALGLFCGLIWGAIPLVGGLWFLLFAALSTGIIYAYYAIVLKVDEEEFGGHGALLQEGLFASISVFLLSWILVYSLAHF, encoded by the exons ATGAGAGAAAGGAAATCGGCCAAGTTGAATCAACAACAGCCGCAGCCGCAGCTGCAGCATCATCAGAATGGTCATTTGTCGCCGTTTAAATTGGCGAAGTTACTAGATCCTGATGCTTCATGGGATAAG GATCAGCTTGGTGACGTGCTGCATTGGACTCGGCAAGCATTGGGCCTTTTTTGTGGATTAATATGGGGTGCGATTCCTCTAGTTGGGGGACTCTGGTTTCTCCT GTTTGCAGCATTATCTACTGGGATTATCTATGCATATTATGCCATTGTACTAAAAGTTGACGAAGAAGAGTTTGGAGGCCATGGAGCCCTTCTTCAGGAGGGACTTTTTGCTTCTATATCCGTCTTTCTG CTCTCGTGGATTCTAGTATACAGTTTGGCACACTTTTGA
- the LOC125216247 gene encoding ATP-dependent zinc metalloprotease FTSH 10, mitochondrial-like — MINSRIGASLSRASRYRNVINGVSKRRSLTCNKESLNSYFNHFEGKLEFLRGYLAAARANKGSNPRASLSDFKYFSGNPGINRFFCSKAPKKKNSENFHPKDKKEIPKKKEGKKSEDGGKSKMIFTMDVQSIMASLIAIAMFSPAMPLKPRGKKQISFQEFKVNLLEPGLVDHIVISNKSVVKVYVRSSPQNHSSRADSAEGSEFYTPVSDTQPKAIIPSQYKYYFNIGSAETFEEKLEEAQEALGIHPHDYVPVTYVSEVVWRQELMKFASNLLLLGAFLFASRKMQSGPGVGGGNKNGGQGTFDSKKLFDTGKTHFKFRHGGDKKLYFKDVAGCDEAKQEIMEFVHFLKYPKKYKELGAKIPRGALLVGPPGTGKTLLAKATAGESGVPFLSISGSDFMEVYTGVGPSRVRSLFKEARQCAPSIIFIDEIDAIGRARGHGGMFSSGGDAERENTLNQLLVEMDGFGTTADVVVLGGTNRPDILDDALLRPGRFDRQISIDKPDIKGREQIFQIYLKNIKLDNEPAFFSQKLAALTPGFAGADIANVCNEAALIAARSDQAMVKMEHFDSAIDRIVGGLEKRNMVVSKIERRIVAYHESGHAVAGWFLEYAEPLLKVTIIPRGTGALGFTQYVPNDNRLMTKGQLLDMTCMALGGRAAEQVLLGNISTGAQDDLEKVTKMTYAQVAVYGFSDKVGLLSFPKRDDEYAMSKPYSSKTGNLIDTEVRKLVRTAYQRTVQLIEEHKEHVAEIAELLLEKETLHQEDMVRVLGERPFKPAEMTNYDRYMHGFVDEDEEQSV; from the exons ATGATCAATTCGAGAATCGGAGCTTCGCTATCTCGCGCCTCTCGTTACCGA AATGTGATCAATGGAGTTAGTAAGAGGAGGTCCCTTACTTGCAATAAAGAGAGTTTGAATAGCTATTTCAATCATTTTGAGGGAAAATTAGAGTTTCTGAGAGGCTATTTGGCTGCGGCTCGAGCTAACAAAGGCTCGAATCCTAGGGCTTCTCTATCAGATTTTAAATACTTTTCTGGCAATCCCGGAATTAACCGATTTTTCTGTAGCAAAGCGCCAAAGAAGAAGA ATTCCGAGAATTTTCATCCCAAAGACAAGAAGGAGATTCCGAAAAAGA AGGAAGGGAAGAAATCTGAGGATGGTGGCAAAAGCAAAATGATATTTACCATGGATGTCCAAAGTATAATGGCTTCATTGATTGCTATTGCGATGTTCTCTCCAGCAATGCCATTAAAGCCGAGGGGAAAGAAACAG ATTAGTTTTCAAGAGTTCAAAGTTAATCTTCTGGAACCAGGTTTAGTCGACCATAttgttatttcaaataaatctgTTGTCAAAGTTTATGTAAGAAGCTCGCCGCAAAATCATTCTAGCAGAGCTGATTCAGCTGAAGGATCTGAATTTTATACTCCAGTTAGTGACACACAGCCAAAAGCAATAATTCCAAGTCAATATAAATACTACTTCAACATTGGAAGTGCTGAaacatttgaagaaaaattggaGGAAGCCCAAGAAGCATTGGGCATACACCCACATGATTATGTACCTGTTACATATGTTTCTGAAGTGGTCTGGCGCCAAGAGCTGATGAAGTTTGCTTCCAATCTCTTATTATTGGGAGCATTTCTCTTTGCAAGtcgaaaaatgcaatctggACCCGGAGTAGGTGGTGGCAACAAAAATGGTGGTCAGGGAACGTTTGACtctaagaaactatttgaCACTGGGAAAACTCACTTTAAATTTAGACATGGGGGAGACAAAAAG CTTTACTTCAAAGATGTTGCTGGTTGTGATGAAGCAAAACAAGAGATTATGGAGTTTGTTCACTTCCTGAAGTACCCGAAGAAGTACAAGGAACTGGGTGCCAAAATCCCAAGGGGTGCTCTGTTGGTTGGACCTCCTGGGACTGGTAAAACGCTCCTAGCAAAAGCTACAGCTGGTGAATCTGGGGTGCCTTTTCTGTCCATATCTGGTTCTGATTTCATGGAGGTGTATACGGGAGTTGGGCCATCCAGGGTTAGAAGTTTGTTCAAAGAAGCAAGGCAATGCGCACCTAGTATCATATTCATAGATGAGATTGATGCAATTGGTCGGGCAAGGGGACATGGAGGGATGTTTAGTTCCGGTGGTGATGCTGAGCGAGAAAACACTCTTAACCAGTTGCTTGTGGAAATGGATGGATTTGGAACAACTGCTGATGTGGTCGTTCTTGGTGGCACTAATAGACCAGATATCTTAGACGATGCATTGTTGAGACCTGGTCGGTTTGATCGGCAAATTAGCATAGATAAGCCAGATATCAAGGGTCGGGAGCAAATATTCCAGATCTATCTGAAGAATATTAAACTTGACAATGAACCTGCTTTCTTCTCTCAGAAACTGGCAGCCCTCACTCCTGGATTTGCAGGTGCAGATATTGCAAATGTTTGTAATGAAGCTGCTCTAATTGCTGCTAGATCTGATCAAGCAATGGTGAAAATGGAACATTTTGATTCAGCTATAGACAGAATAGTCGGTGGTCTTGAGAAGAGAAATATG GTTGTAAGTAAAATTGAACGCCGGATTGTAGCCTATCATGAATCAGGTCATGCAGTGGCTGGTTGGTTTTTAGAATATGCGGAACCTTTGTTGAAGGTCACTATCATTCCTCGTGGTACTGGTGCACTTGGCTTTACTCAGTATGTTCCTAACGACAATCGTCTAATGACGAAAGGGCAGCTTCTTGATATGACTTGCATGGCTCTTGGTGGACGTGCTGCTGAACAG GTGTTGCTGGGAAACATATCAACTGGGGCTCAGGATGATTTGGAGAAGGTCACCAAGATGACGTATGCGCAAGTAGCGGTGTATGGTTTTAGCGACAAAGTTGGGCTTCTCTCTTTCCCCAAGAGGGATGACGAATATGCGATGAGCAAACCCTATAGCAGCAAAACAGGCAATCTAATAGACACTGAAGTGCGTAAATTGGTTAGAACAGCGTACCAACGGACAGTTCAGTTGATTGAGGAACACAAGGAACACGTGGCTGAAATTGCTGAGTTGTTGCTGGAAAAGGAAACTCTTCACCAAGAGGACATGGTGCGTGTGCTGGGGGAGAGACCCTTCAAACCGGCTGAGATGACAAATTACGATAGATACATGCACGGATTTGTAGACGAGGACGAGGAGCAGAGCGTATGA
- the LOC125215170 gene encoding transcription initiation factor IIA large subunit-like isoform X2, with protein sequence MAGTGTSTSNIYIHVIEDVINKVRDEFINDGGPGDDVLAELQGIWEFKMIHAGAIWGPIDRSAKQKAAGGPVTPNPVHDLNVPYEGTEEYETPTADMLFPPTPLQTPMQTPLPGTAQTPLPGTAPTPLPGNDSSPYFSIPTGGTPITPNEYSSNNDNGGEGQMRAGAGRPSPYMPPSSWLSQRPPLDVNVAYVEGREEGDKGAPNHPPTQDFFLMPSGKRKREDVPPQYHSGGYIPQQDGAGDVSPEVLKVGPGSIAQIPVQEGSLSCRIPQSDGPIPDPYDDALSTPNMYNYQGVINEDYNIVNTPMPNEMQAATPLVPKEPVDDDDDEPLNEDDDDELDDLEQGEDLNTTNDLVLAQFDKVTRTKSRWKCTLKNGIMRVNNKDILFNKATGEFDF encoded by the exons ATGGCGGGCACCGGCACCAGCACCAGCAATATCTACATCCACGTCATCGAGGACGTCATCAACAAGGTCCGGGATGAGTTCATCAACGACGGAGGCCCCGGAGATGACGTTCTCGCTGAGCTTCAAGGA ATATGGGAATTTAAAATGATTCACGCTGGCGCGATTTGGGGCCCGATAGATAGGTCCGCGAAACAAAAGGCAGCAGGAGGTCCGGTCACGCCGAACCCCGTCCATGATCTTAACGTACCCTATGAAGGCACTGAGGAGTATGAAACTCCCACTGCTGATATGCTCTTTCCTCCG ACCCCACTACAAACACCTATGCAGACGCCATTGCCTGGAACAGCTCAGACTCCCCTTCCTGGAACAGCTCCAACTCCTCTTCCTGGAAATGACAGCAGTCCGTACTTCAGCATTCCCACTGGTGGCACCCCGATAACCCCCAATGAATACTCCTCGAATAATGATAATGGTGGCGAGGGTCAGATGAGAGCTGGAGCTGGAAGGCCCAGCCCATATATG CCACCTTCATCTTGGTTGAGTCAAAGGCCTCCTCTTGATGTGAATGTTG CTTACGTGGAAGGTCGGGAAGAGGGTGACAAGGGAGCACCTAATCATCCACCAACTCAG GATTTTTTCTTGATGCCTTCTGGAAAACGAAAACGTGAGGATGTTCCTCCACAGTATCATTCCGGTGGATACATCCCCCAGCAGGATGGAGCTGGAGATGTTTCACCCGAGGTGTTGAAG GTGGGTCCAGGGAGCATTGCACAAATACCTGTTCAAGAAGGATCACTGTCTTGTAGGATTCCTCAGTCAGACGGACCCATACCAGATCCATATGATGATGCGCTTTCTACTCCCAAT ATGTACAATTATCAAGGAGTTATCAATGAAGACTACAACATAGTGAACACGCCTATGCCCAATG AGATGCAAGCAGCAACTCCTCTCGTTCCAAAGGAACCTGTAgatgatgatgacgatgaACCGTTaaatgaagatgatgatgatgagttGGACGACCTGGAACAGGGGGAGGATCTAAACACGACTAATGATCTGGTTCTAGCTCAGTTTGACAAG GTGACAAGAACCAAGAGCAGGTGGAAGTGCACACTGAAGAATGGCATTATGCGCGTAAATAACAAAGACATTCTGTTCAACAAG GCAACAGGAGAATTCGACTTTTGA
- the LOC125215170 gene encoding transcription initiation factor IIA large subunit-like isoform X1, which produces MAGTGTSTSNIYIHVIEDVINKVRDEFINDGGPGDDVLAELQGIWEFKMIHAGAIWGPIDRSAKQKAAGGPVTPNPVHDLNVPYEGTEEYETPTADMLFPPTPLQTPMQTPLPGTAQTPLPGTAPTPLPGNDSSPYFSIPTGGTPITPNEYSSNNDNGGEGQMRAGAGRPSPYMQPPSSWLSQRPPLDVNVAYVEGREEGDKGAPNHPPTQDFFLMPSGKRKREDVPPQYHSGGYIPQQDGAGDVSPEVLKVGPGSIAQIPVQEGSLSCRIPQSDGPIPDPYDDALSTPNMYNYQGVINEDYNIVNTPMPNEMQAATPLVPKEPVDDDDDEPLNEDDDDELDDLEQGEDLNTTNDLVLAQFDKVTRTKSRWKCTLKNGIMRVNNKDILFNKATGEFDF; this is translated from the exons ATGGCGGGCACCGGCACCAGCACCAGCAATATCTACATCCACGTCATCGAGGACGTCATCAACAAGGTCCGGGATGAGTTCATCAACGACGGAGGCCCCGGAGATGACGTTCTCGCTGAGCTTCAAGGA ATATGGGAATTTAAAATGATTCACGCTGGCGCGATTTGGGGCCCGATAGATAGGTCCGCGAAACAAAAGGCAGCAGGAGGTCCGGTCACGCCGAACCCCGTCCATGATCTTAACGTACCCTATGAAGGCACTGAGGAGTATGAAACTCCCACTGCTGATATGCTCTTTCCTCCG ACCCCACTACAAACACCTATGCAGACGCCATTGCCTGGAACAGCTCAGACTCCCCTTCCTGGAACAGCTCCAACTCCTCTTCCTGGAAATGACAGCAGTCCGTACTTCAGCATTCCCACTGGTGGCACCCCGATAACCCCCAATGAATACTCCTCGAATAATGATAATGGTGGCGAGGGTCAGATGAGAGCTGGAGCTGGAAGGCCCAGCCCATATATG CAGCCACCTTCATCTTGGTTGAGTCAAAGGCCTCCTCTTGATGTGAATGTTG CTTACGTGGAAGGTCGGGAAGAGGGTGACAAGGGAGCACCTAATCATCCACCAACTCAG GATTTTTTCTTGATGCCTTCTGGAAAACGAAAACGTGAGGATGTTCCTCCACAGTATCATTCCGGTGGATACATCCCCCAGCAGGATGGAGCTGGAGATGTTTCACCCGAGGTGTTGAAG GTGGGTCCAGGGAGCATTGCACAAATACCTGTTCAAGAAGGATCACTGTCTTGTAGGATTCCTCAGTCAGACGGACCCATACCAGATCCATATGATGATGCGCTTTCTACTCCCAAT ATGTACAATTATCAAGGAGTTATCAATGAAGACTACAACATAGTGAACACGCCTATGCCCAATG AGATGCAAGCAGCAACTCCTCTCGTTCCAAAGGAACCTGTAgatgatgatgacgatgaACCGTTaaatgaagatgatgatgatgagttGGACGACCTGGAACAGGGGGAGGATCTAAACACGACTAATGATCTGGTTCTAGCTCAGTTTGACAAG GTGACAAGAACCAAGAGCAGGTGGAAGTGCACACTGAAGAATGGCATTATGCGCGTAAATAACAAAGACATTCTGTTCAACAAG GCAACAGGAGAATTCGACTTTTGA
- the LOC125209244 gene encoding uncharacterized protein LOC125209244 yields MQRDAVNNLHLEIVSDLQHMLDEENALVKSFRMVKEKIGHENQPNVSLRLLGKRGRDGRTHNLPSVYEVAMLVVGDFDEALGDRDIVVVQKSGQLQRISELHPSYLPLQYPLLFPYGEDGYREDIGFSRNSSSSSTHRKKISPKEFFAFRLHERNSEFSILLFGRRLFQQFVVDAYTMIETGRLTYVRTHQKRLRAELYSGLAEAVLRSETDGSRHGKRIILPSSFVGGTRYMKRGLPHAHILLFLSNEDKQPKPQRIDEIISAELPDQVTDPHYHEYVKEFMMHGPCGVARKSSPCMLNGRCSKYFPKKYLAATNIDDDGYPVYRCRDNGRVVMKDGVPLDNRYVVPHNRFLLMKYGGHVNVEWCNQSQSIKYLFKYINKGYDRVTTSFFQSGADGAERCIDETIHESKFLAWMEANKIYSQGRDLTYGEFPTKFVWKKNHWEPRKQRYSIGRLFYVAPGSGDMYYLRCLLNIVKGASFYEDIRCVNGVQYETFRDACFALGLLDDDKEYVDGIAEASFWASAHSLRLLFVSLLTSESISRPDFVWQSCWKYLSKDVLYNRRKLTNYPGMILSEDEIQNFALAEIEKLLLNVDKTLRDFHGLPYPDNQYFESSENRLISDELCYDREGLAREYLEFISKFTDEQLSVHDTIMSFVHSNDGGIFFVYGYGGTGKTFIWRSLSAGIRSKGDIVLNVASSGIASLLLHGGRTTHSRFKIPINVNEDSMCNIKPGSALAELIVRAKLIIWDEAPMIHKHCIEAVDRTLRDIMRVCNELNSNKPFGGKTVVFGGDFRQILSAVPKGSRQDVVNATINSSYLWKRCTVLRLTKNMRLLNVENVDEASELKEFFSWVASIGDGVIGGPNDGEVAIQLPIDIVLPNSGDPLRTIVSNIYPSYMNPEELISCLHGRAILAPTLEVVDEVNQFMISLDQAQCRVYFSSDSISNSDSTSNGLAEIHSVEFLNNLKCSCTPNHELLLKVGTPVMLLRNIDLSNGLCNGTRLIITRLGDYVLEGQVLGGHNIGRKVLIPRMSLIPSDPRLPFKFQRRQFPLAVSYAMTINKSQGQSLSHVGLFLRKLVFNHGQLCVAISRVTSREGLKILVCKDEEDESSGDSTINIVYKKVFQNL; encoded by the exons atgcAAAGGGATGCTGTTAATAATCTTCATTTAGAGATTGTTAGTGATTTACAACATATGTTGGATGAAGAAAATGCGTTAGTAAAGTCTTTTCGTATGGTCAAAGAAAAGATTGGACATGAAAATCAACCCAATGTAAGTTTGAGGTTGCTTGGTAAGAGAGGTAGGGATGGAAGAACTCATAACCTACCTTCTGTTTATGAGGTTGCTATGCTTGTCGTTGGggattttgatgaagctttGGGTGACAGAGATATTGTTGTTGTACAGAAGTCAGGGCAATTGCAACGCATTAGTGAACTGCATCCTTCTTATCTTCCACTTCAGTATCCACTTTTGTTTCCTTATGGGGAGGATGGTTATAGAGAAGATATTGGATTTTCCCgaaattcttcttcttcttcgacccatagaaaaaaaattagtccTAAAGAATTTTTTGCGTTTCGCTTGCATGAAAGAAATTCTGAGTtttctattcttttatttGGAAGGCGATTGTTTCAACAGTTTGTTGTTGATGCCTATACAATGATTGAAACTGGTCGTCTTACTTATGTACGAACCCATCAGAAAAGGTTGCGGGCTGAATTATATAGTGGTTTGGCGGAAGCTGTTCTTCGTAGTGAGACAGATGGTTCAAGGCATGGGAAACGAATTATCTTGCCTTCCAGTTTTGTTGGTGGAACTCGATATATG AAACGTGGATTGCCTCATGCCCATATTTTGCTGTTTTTAAGCAATGAGGACAAACAGCCTAAGCCTCAACGCATTGATGAGATCATTTCAGCTGAACTTCCCGACCAAGTAACTGATCCTCACTATCATGAGTATGTTAAAGAATTCATGATGCATGGGCCGTGTGGTGTTGCTCGAAAATCATCTCCTTGCATGCTCAATGGACGTTGTTCCAAATATTTTCCCAAGAAATATCTCGCGGCCACAAACATTGATGATGATGGCTATCCTGTTTACAGATGTAGAGATAATGGTCGTGTTGTCATGAAGGATGGTGTGCCCTTAGATAATAGATATGTTGTTCCGCACAACCGTTTTCTTCTTATGAAGTATGGCGGTCATGTCAACGTTGAGTGGTGCAATCAGTCGCAAtctattaaatatttgtttaagtACATAAATAAGGGTTATGACCGTGTGACGACTTCTTTTTTCCAATCTGGTGCGGATGGTGCTGAACGATGTATTGATGAA ACAATTCATGAAAGTAAGTTCTTGGCTTGGATGGAAGCAAATAAGATATATTCTCAAGGTAGAGATCTCACTTATGGTGAATTTCCGACGAAGTTTGTATGGAAGAAAAATCACTGGGAACCTAGGAAACAAAGATATTCGATTGGAAGGTTGTTTTATGTTGCTCCCGGTTCTGGTGATATGTATTATCTCAGATGTTTGTTGAATATTGTTAAAGGAGCTTCTTTCTATGAAGACATCAGATGTGTTAATGGTGTTCAGTATGAGACATTTAGAGATGCTTGCTTTGCTTTAGGGTTGTTGGATGATGATAAGGAATATGTTGATGGAATTGCAGAGGCTTCTTTTTGGGCTTCAGCTCACTCTTTGAGATTGCTCTTTGTGAGTTTGTTAACATCGGAATCTATTTCACGCCCGGATTTTGTTTGGCAAAGTTGTTGGAAATATTTGTCTAAAGATGTTCTTTATAACCGCcgaaaattaacaaattatcCTG GTATGATCTTGAGTGAGGATGAAATTCAGAATTTTGCATTGGCAGAGattgaaaaattgttgttgaaTGTTGACAAAACTTTGCGTGATTTCCATGGTTTGCCGTATCCCGATAATCAGTATTTTGAATCAAGTGAAAATAGACTGATCAGTGATGAGTTGTGTTATGATCGTGAAGGTTTAGCAAGGgaatatttggaatttatttcaaaattcactGATGAACAACTTTCTGTGCATGACACTATAATGTCATTTGTTCATTCAAATGATGGaggaatattttttgtttatggcTATGGAGGTACTGGGAAAACTTTCATTTGGAGATCATTGTCTGCAGGGATTCGTTCGAAAGGAGATATTGTTTTAAATGTGGCGTCCAGTGGCATAGCTTCTTTATTATTGCATGGTGGTAGAACAACTCATTCTCGGTTTAAAATTCCCATTAATGTGAATGAAGATTCTATGTGCAATATTAAACCAGGGAGTGCACTTGCTGAGTTGATTGTGAGAGCTAAGCTTATTATATGGGATGAAGCTCCGATGATTCATAAACATTGCATAGAAGCTGTGGATAGAACTTTAAGAGATATTATGCGTGTATGCAATGAGTTAAATAGTAACAAACCGTTTGGTGGAAAAACAGTCGTTTTTGGTGGTGACTTTAGACAAATCTTGTCAGCTGTTCCTAAAGGCAGTCGTCAAGATGTTGTGAATGCTACCATTAACTCATCTTATCTTTGGAAGAGGTGCACAGTTTTAAGGCTGACCAAAAATATGAGGCTTTTGAATGTTGAAAATGTTGATGAAGCCTCTGAGTTGAAGGAATTTTTTTCTTGGGTTGCTTCTATTGGAGATGGTGTTATTGGTGGTCCAAATGATGGTGAAGTGGCTATTCAACTTCCTATTGACATTGTTTTGCCAAATTCTGGTGATCCTCTTAGAACCATTGTTTCAAACATCTATCCTTCTTACATGAATCCTGAAGAATTGATCAGTTGTTTGCATGGTCGTGCTATACTTGCTCCTACTTTAGAGGTAGTCGATGAGGTTAACCAATTCATGATTTCTTTGGATCAGGCTCAATGTCGAGTTTACTTTAGTTCTGATAGCATTTCAAACTCTGATTCCACATCAAATGGTCTTGCTGAGATACATTCTGTTGagtttttgaataatttgaagTGTTCATGTACACCTAACCATGAATTGTTGCTGAAAGTTGGTACTCCTGTGATGTTGTTAAGGAACATAGACCTGTCTAACGGGTTGTGTAATGGCACAAGATTGATAATTACACGATTAGGTGATTATGTGTTGGAGGGACAAGTATTGGGTGGCCATAATATTGGTCGTAAAGTGTTGATTCCTCGAATGTCCTTAATACCATCTGATCCAAGATTGCCTTTCAAGTTCCAAAGAAGACAATTTCCTTTGGCTGTGTCGTATGCAATGACCATTAACAAGAGTCAGGGTCAATCACTCTCTCatgttggattatttttgAGAAAACTTGTTTTCAATCATGGACAACTGTGTGTTGCTATATCAAGAGTCACAAGTCGTGAAGGTTTGAAGATTTTGGTgtgtaaagatgaagaagatgaaagcaGTGGTGATTCTACTATTAACATTGtttataaaaaagtttttcaaaacttATGA